The Atribacter laminatus genome contains the following window.
AAGTCCGATAAATCCTCCTCCAAGAATAACGATATTCTTGGAGGAATTTTTTTTCATAAAGGCATCGATATTCGCCATGTCCTTTCGTCGAGTAAAGGTAAAAATTCCTGGGATTTCATGACCCGAAATCTCTGGAAGGATTGGAACGCCTCCAGAAGCAATCAGCGCTTTATTGAAAGTAATTTCGGTTTCATCGGAAAGAAAAGCAAGTTTTCTATTTACATCCAATTGCTTCACTTTCGTTTCGTATCTGACTTGCACTTGACTTGATTCTTCAAGTGTTCCGTGATAAGCAATGGAGTTAATGGTTTTACCCAAACCATAGGTAATTAAAGGTCTTGAATAAACAGTCTTTTCATCAGAAATCGCCTGGATGCAACAAAAGGAATCATTCTCAACAATACTTTTGATACACCACCAAGAAGCAACCGAATAACCGACGATAAAAAAATCAGTTTCAATTTTCTTCATAGCTGAGAGCCTCATTTGGACAGTTGGCGACACAAGCCGGTTCACCATCGTTTCCGCATAAATCACATTTACTGGCAATTTTGCGCTCTTTCTTTTCTCTTTGGATGACGCCAAAGGGACAACTCATAATACACATCCAGCATCCAACACACTTTTCCTCATCACAAATCACCGCCCCGCTTTTTTCATCCCGATGCATGGCACCAGTCATGCAATTCTCGATACAGGTTGCATCCTCACAATGACGACATTGCAGAGCAAAAGAAAGATATCCTTCTTCTTCCACATGAACTCGGGAAATCGGTCGAGGATATTCTTCCCGGAAAGCTTTAATAATTTTTCCAGAACTAGAATGCTTTACCAAGCATTGAATTTCACAAAGACGACATCCAATACAGTATTCCTCATGGATAACGATTTTTTTCATCATTACCACCCCTCTCCAGCCGGTTTCACTCCCAATATTTGCGACTCCTCCCTAGTGAGCCCTACCGTCCTGAGATGTTCTTTATTGCCTCGCAAACTTTGAATCGAATTAACTCCCATTCCCCCAAGCATTTCTTTGATTTCAAACGCCCAAGCTCTCATAAGATTCACTAGACGACGTTTTCCAATCGAAGGATTCAACCGCTTGGTGAGATACGGGTCTTGAGTGGCGATTCCCCAATTGCATTTTCCGGTATAACATTTTTGACAGAGATGACAACCCAACGCGACCAAAGTTGCCGTTCCGATATAAACGGCGTCAGCACCCAAAGCAATGGCTTTGATGACATCAGCACTGGAACGAATCCCTCCGGCTATAACCAATGAAGCTCGATGACGAATGCCTTCCTGACGCAAACGCTCATCAACCTGAGCTAAAGCTAATTCGATGGGAATCCCAACGTTGTCACGAATGACTTGGGGAGCTGCTCCGGTTCCTCCCCGAATGCCATCGATAGCGACGATATCAGCCCCGGCTCGAATGGCTCCCGAAGCGATTGCGGCGATATTATGAACTGCTGCAATTTTCACCGAGACCGGCTTTTCATAGGAAATCGATTCCTTTATAGCAAATATCAAACGCTGTAAATCTTCTATCGAATAAATATCATGATGGGGTGCCGGGGAAATGGCATCGGAACCCTCGGGGATTTTACGAGTTTGGGAAATTTCCAATGAGACCTTCTCACCAGGGAGATGTCCACCAATACCCGGTTTCGCTCCCTGACCAATCTTAATTTCAACTGCTCCCGCTACCTGGAGATAATCCCGATGGACACCAAAGCGACCGGAAGCCACTTGGACAATAATGTTTTTTCCATAGGGATAAAAATCGGGGTGCAACCCTCCCTCACCGCTATTACAGTGGGTTCCAACTTCGCGGGCGGCTTCAACAATAGAGTGAAAGGCATTATAACTTATCGAACCATAAGACATAGCTGAAAACAATATGGGAAGATTCAATTCCAGTTGGGGCGCCAGCTGAGTTTTAATCACCGGAAAATCTTGATTCCAATCGATATCCAGCATCTCTTCCTTTGCTCCTAAAAAAGTTTTTAATTCAATAGGCTCCCGGAGGGGATCGATTGATGGATTAGTTATCTGACTGGCATTTAACAAGAGATGATCCCAATAGATACGATAAGGTTGATCACATCCCATGCCCGAGAGCAGTACGCCCCCGGTTTCCGATTGTTTATAGAGGTTGCGGATATGTTGAACGCTCCAATTGGCATTCGGATGAAAACCAACTTCTCTTTTTTTAACTTCCAAGGCGTTGGTCGGGCACAGAGTAACGCATCGCTGACAGCCAACACAGCGTTCGTCTTGGCAAGAAACTGTATCGTCATCCTGATCGTAATGATGGACATCATTGGCACATTGACGAACACAGACCTGGCACGCTATGCAACGGTCGGTATCACGAATAACTTTAAACTCTGGAAACAAAACACTTTTTGCCATAGCTAATTTTTTCACCCACCTGTCCAGAGACGACTTCACCTGCTTGGAGAGGTCTTATTTCATCCAAATCAGGAGCAATTTCACGAATAGCCGATTCTTCGCTGGATAAATAAAAAGTTGAATCTTTCCACGCAGCGATCATGGGACGAAGTTTGATCCGATCCACTAATCCAAACATTCCCTTATCAAAACCAACAATGATACTGAAAGGACCATTTAATAGTGCACCGCCGTAAATCATCCGCAGTGAACGATAAAAAGTTTTTTCCGGTTCCGACATTAAATCGATCTCATGCCAGAAAGGACTGGCTAAAACCGAGCCGAGAAAGGGAATGCGTATTTGGTGTTTTCGTCCGAGCAAGTCAACTAAATAGGTAATAACCTCGGTATCGGTCTGCAAATTGCAGTGATAATCAAAATTTTGTAAATAACGTCGGTTGATCCCATAAGAAGAAATTTCACCATTATGAACAACCGACCAGGAAAGCAAACCGAAAGGATGAGCACCCCCCCACCATCCGACGCTGTTGGTGGGAAATCGACCATGAGATATCCAGCAATAAGCTTGATATTCTTCCAGCCGAAAAAAACGGCCGATGTCTTCTGGATAACCAACTCCTTTAAAAATTCCCATATTTTTTCCGCTGGAAATAACATAAGCTCCCGAAATCGAAGAATTTATTTTCATTACTAGCTTAACCACTTCATCATCTTCAGAGAAAATTTTTCCCTTCGGAAAGAGAAAGTACCTTTTAAAATAAGGATAGTTTTGGACTTCTTTGATTTCCCGAAAGGGAATCACTTCAGAGTGTTCGACTTCACATAAATTTTGGATGATATCTTCGGTCGTTATAACCGCTTGCCGATCATCATAAAGAATATGGAAAGCATAAAGATCGGGGAAATCCGGATAGATACCGTATCCCGCAAAACCACCTCCCAAACCGTTGGAACGATCATGCATAACAGCTATTGAACGGATGATTCCTTCACCCGAAATCCTAAATCCATCTTGGTTTAGAATGCCAACTACGGCACATCCAGATGGTATGCGGTAAAGTTGGTCCTCTCTCATGATTTCTTCACCTCGATCCTTCTTATAACAGCGAACAGTGATGAGAATAATTTCGCCCTATCCTCTCTTTCTCCCATTAAGGGAGAAAGAATCATGGGGTTGAGTCATCCAGAAGCTTCGTAATCGAAAGCCGTGAGGATCTCATTCTTTCTTCAATTTCAGCTGCCCATTTCCTCGGTTCTTCAATATCACTGCTGGTTAAAATTCAAGAATCAAGACCTGACCCCAAAAATTACAAAATCGGGAGATAGCGTTCTACTTCATAGGGATGGACCACAGTTCGGTATTCATCCCATTCAATTTGTTTACTCTGAATTAAATATTCATAAATATGATCACCAAGAGCGTTTTTCAGCAAGCTGCTTTCGGATGCACAATCAATAGCTTCTCTTAAGCTCCCCGGGAGTGATTTGATTCGGTAGGACTCCCGATCTTTCTGACTCATGTGATAAACATCCTTTTCTATCGGATCGGGAAGTTGGTAATTGTTTTCTATGCCGGCCAGTCCAGCAGTCAACATGGCCGAAAAAGCCAAATAGGGATTGCAAGCCGGATCGGGATTTCTCACCTCAATTCGAGTCGCTTTCTCCATCCCGGGTTTATAAAGTGGGACTCGGACCAAAGCTGATCGGTTTCGTCTTGCCCAGCAAATATAAACTGGTGCTTCATAGCCTGGTACCAGTCTCTTGTATGAATTAACCCATTGATTGGTTACCAATGCTATTTCTCGGGCATGGGTTAGAATTCCGGCAATATATTTCTTTGCCATATCAGAGAGATAATAAGTATCTTCTCCGTTAAAAAATCCATTATGATCGCCATTGAATAAAGACTGATGGACGTGCATTCCCGACCCATTGATACCCGCCAAAGGTTTGGGCATGAAAGTGGCATAAAATCCATATTTTTGTGCAATTTCTTTGACTACGATTCGGTAGGTCATCACGTTGTCGGCCATCTTTAAAGCATCGGTATAGCGCAGATCGATTTCGTGTTGAGAAGGTGCGACCTCATGGTGACTGTATTCAACTTTAATACCCATATCTTCTAAGGTTCGAATGGTATCCCGTCGGAGATTGGAGGCGGCATCCAAAGTAGTGAGATCAAAATACCCCCCTCTATCCAGTGGAATAGGCTCAGTATCGCTTTTAAAATAAAAGAATTCCAACTCAGGACCGACATAAAAGGACATCCCTTTTTCGGCTAATTTCTTCAGTTTCGATTTGAGAACATATCGTGGATCTCCTTTGTAGGGAGTTCCATCCGGATTGGTGATATCGCAAAACATCCGAGCCACCTTTTCTTCACCACTTCTCCAGGGAAGGATTTGAAACGTTGAAGGATCCGGAAAAGCCATCATGTCACTTTCATCAATACGAGCAAAACCTTTGATTGAAGATCCGTCAAATCCCATTCCTTCATTGAGGGCACCTTCTAATTCTTGGTAGGTAATGGCAAAGCTCTTTAAACTTCCCAACACATCGGTAAACCAGAGTCGGATAAATCGAACGTTGTTTTTTTCGCAGAAACTCAGAACTTCATCTTTGGTTTGCATACAACATGCCATTTTACATTAACCTCCTTAGTCGATAAAAAAAAGGGCGCTTTGCTCCAACAACGGAGCAAAACGCCCTTGTCTCAATCTTATTGTCCAACTCTGGACAATTTTCCTTTAGAAATCAAAAACAACTAAAACTTTCTCACTAATGAGAACATCTTTATGGAACTATTTGGTAAATTCTAATCAAAGTGGATGTTTCTGTCAATAGGAATAAGAGAAATATCTCAACTTCTTTAATAGCGAGTAAGGCTTAAATAAAAACGAGTCAGTAAGATTCCGATATAGGCCAAAAGAAAGGCAATAAATAGAATATTAATAAAAATTCCGACAATTGGAATCAAGCGAATCAACCAAGTGAGTAAATACCCAATAATTAACAACGACAATGAAAGGATGAAAAAAGCAAACACTTCGGCCAGATTTTCGTAAACCATGCGGAAACTGGTTTTTATAGCACTAAAAGGGTCGTCACCGCTGATAACTATTGCCGGTAAACAAAAAATTAATAAAAAGGCCAGAAAAAATC
Protein-coding sequences here:
- a CDS encoding glutamine amidotransferase family protein; this encodes MMREDQLYRIPSGCAVVGILNQDGFRISGEGIIRSIAVMHDRSNGLGGGFAGYGIYPDFPDLYAFHILYDDRQAVITTEDIIQNLCEVEHSEVIPFREIKEVQNYPYFKRYFLFPKGKIFSEDDEVVKLVMKINSSISGAYVISSGKNMGIFKGVGYPEDIGRFFRLEEYQAYCWISHGRFPTNSVGWWGGAHPFGLLSWSVVHNGEISSYGINRRYLQNFDYHCNLQTDTEVITYLVDLLGRKHQIRIPFLGSVLASPFWHEIDLMSEPEKTFYRSLRMIYGGALLNGPFSIIVGFDKGMFGLVDRIKLRPMIAAWKDSTFYLSSEESAIREIAPDLDEIRPLQAGEVVSGQVGEKISYGKKCFVSRV
- a CDS encoding glutamine synthetase family protein, which codes for MACCMQTKDEVLSFCEKNNVRFIRLWFTDVLGSLKSFAITYQELEGALNEGMGFDGSSIKGFARIDESDMMAFPDPSTFQILPWRSGEEKVARMFCDITNPDGTPYKGDPRYVLKSKLKKLAEKGMSFYVGPELEFFYFKSDTEPIPLDRGGYFDLTTLDAASNLRRDTIRTLEDMGIKVEYSHHEVAPSQHEIDLRYTDALKMADNVMTYRIVVKEIAQKYGFYATFMPKPLAGINGSGMHVHQSLFNGDHNGFFNGEDTYYLSDMAKKYIAGILTHAREIALVTNQWVNSYKRLVPGYEAPVYICWARRNRSALVRVPLYKPGMEKATRIEVRNPDPACNPYLAFSAMLTAGLAGIENNYQLPDPIEKDVYHMSQKDRESYRIKSLPGSLREAIDCASESSLLKNALGDHIYEYLIQSKQIEWDEYRTVVHPYEVERYLPIL
- a CDS encoding 4Fe-4S dicluster domain-containing protein translates to MKKIVIHEEYCIGCRLCEIQCLVKHSSSGKIIKAFREEYPRPISRVHVEEEGYLSFALQCRHCEDATCIENCMTGAMHRDEKSGAVICDEEKCVGCWMCIMSCPFGVIQREKKERKIASKCDLCGNDGEPACVANCPNEALSYEEN
- a CDS encoding glutamate synthase-related protein; protein product: MAKSVLFPEFKVIRDTDRCIACQVCVRQCANDVHHYDQDDDTVSCQDERCVGCQRCVTLCPTNALEVKKREVGFHPNANWSVQHIRNLYKQSETGGVLLSGMGCDQPYRIYWDHLLLNASQITNPSIDPLREPIELKTFLGAKEEMLDIDWNQDFPVIKTQLAPQLELNLPILFSAMSYGSISYNAFHSIVEAAREVGTHCNSGEGGLHPDFYPYGKNIIVQVASGRFGVHRDYLQVAGAVEIKIGQGAKPGIGGHLPGEKVSLEISQTRKIPEGSDAISPAPHHDIYSIEDLQRLIFAIKESISYEKPVSVKIAAVHNIAAIASGAIRAGADIVAIDGIRGGTGAAPQVIRDNVGIPIELALAQVDERLRQEGIRHRASLVIAGGIRSSADVIKAIALGADAVYIGTATLVALGCHLCQKCYTGKCNWGIATQDPYLTKRLNPSIGKRRLVNLMRAWAFEIKEMLGGMGVNSIQSLRGNKEHLRTVGLTREESQILGVKPAGEGW